Within Desulfobacter sp., the genomic segment TCCGCCTCGGTAACCGGTTCCACCTCATTGGCCATGACCAGTATCGGATTTTCCAGACGGATGGAATGAAAAGGCGTTTTTGTAAAAAAACGGGCCTGGTCCTTGACCATCCGGTCGCCTTCCATCTTCACCACACCGGTCTTCTCGGCCAGTGCGATGAAACGGCCGACACGGTCGTACCGGTCATTGGTCAGCAGATGGATCAGGTTATAACGGAAGAGATCCGACACATAGCAAAGCCGGTTCAGCATCAGGCAGGTAATGGCATAATATACCTTGGAACGGAATTCATAAATATCGATCCCCTTTTTCTTGTAGGGGAAATGCTTGAGTATGGCGGCCATGACATGGTCGTAATTCAGGGTGGTCATGGCATAGACGGCCGTCATGTACCGCTCCATGATCTTTCCGGCAATGGCGCGGCAGACTTCCTTGGAATAGATATCCTGCTCAAACCGCACCCGCCGCTTCACCGTCAGCATACTCTCAATATAGGGATCGTTTAAATAGGGATGAATATCGATGGCCTCGCCGAACCGGATGGTAATGTCCACCCCGGAAAGCATCATCCCGCCTTCCGTGAGCAGCTCGTCCTTCATCCGCTTGGAGGGTTCCTTGACCATGATATCCGCCATGGAAGACAGAATAGTTTCCCGGGGATTGGCCGGATAATAGGTGATGTTCACCGGAACGATAAAGGTATCCAGGGACAGCACTTTGTCCATCTGCCCCTCTTCTATGCCAAATGAGGCAGCGAGCCGCAAAAACTCAGGGGAATCCGTCTTGGACAGCCGCCTTAGCCGCTCCCTGAAAAAGGCACAGCGCAAGGCCTGGACCGCGGCGCCGGTGTGGGGACGTATCCTGCCGCCATCCCCCTCCAAGGCCAGCTCACCGTTTTTCACCATTTTCTTGTTTTTCACCATCATGCCCTCGGGAAAGATAATCCAGTCCATCTCCCCGGAAAGCAGGCTGGTCAGAATTTTTTCATCCCGCATGGGATCATGGGTGGACACCCCGCCCAGGGTATCCATCAATCCCTTGAGCACCGGGATATCAAAAAGTTCGGCCGCAGCCAGGGAGCTTATTTTCTTCCGGGTCAAAGAATGGATATGATAGGGCAGGAAAATGGTCTCGATCCGGGTAAAATGGTTGGCGCAGAAAATCACAGCCCCCTGGGGTATATTCTCCTCTCCCTGGATTCGGACCGTGGCCTTGGACAATCCGGAAAACGTTTTTAGGGTATAACCTGAGAGTTCAAAGATAAATGGGTTCATGGGCAGATCCTTAAAACGCCGAGGCTATTGATTATTCATCCCCCTCTGGTATAAGATACAAAGCTTGGATTATACAGATTAATGATTATCATACCCAATGTGCCGGCTTTGCACAAATAATTTAATACTTGAAAAGCATATATCCACATAAATAAATATTTAGGACGTAACGGAGGACGATCATTGTATTCAAAAATTGTTATCCTAGATTTCCCGCCGGAGGTGGCCCAGAAGGCCATCGTCTGCCAGCTGGTCAAAAAATACGACCTGCTCTTTAACATCCTTAAAGCCCAGATTTCTTCCAGGCGGGAAGGCCACATGGTGCTGGAGATCTCCTCGGTATCCAGGGCAGGGTTCAATAAAGGGGTGAACTTCCTCAAGGAACAGGGGATCCGTATTTCCACCCCTGAACATCAGATTTACAAGGATGAAGAAATCTGTACCCACTGCGGGGCCTGCATCGCCGTATGCCCCACCGACGCCCTGTACATCAAGCGCCCTGAAATGGAAGTGATTTTCGACCGGGAAAAATGCAGTCTGTGCGAACGATGCCTGGTGACCTGCCCCACCCGGGCCATGGGCCTTTTTAGCAAAAATAAGGAAGAGATCGCCTGATGGGATCCCCGGTTGTTGCCGTTGCCCTGAGCGGGGGCATCGATTCCCTGGTATCGGGATTTCTGATTAAAAAAGCCTACAAAGCGGTATTCGGTATCCATTTTACCACGGGCTACGAAGCCTCCCCCGTGGATACGGCCACCCTCGAGGCCCAGCTGGGGTTCAAGGTCCACACCATCGACCTGAAAGAGACCTTTGAAAAAGAGGTGGTGGATTATTTCATCTCCACATACATGGCCGGCAAAACCCCGAATCCCTGCCTGGTATGCAATAGGAAGATTAAGTTCGGCGCCCTCCTCGACCAGGCAGAAAAACTCGGGGCCCATGCCCTGGCCACTGGCCATTACGCCAGGGTGACCAATAAATTTTCCTGCCCGGACAAAGAGATTCCGGGCGCCTGGCTGGAAAAGGGAAAAGATC encodes:
- a CDS encoding 4Fe-4S binding protein; protein product: MYSKIVILDFPPEVAQKAIVCQLVKKYDLLFNILKAQISSRREGHMVLEISSVSRAGFNKGVNFLKEQGIRISTPEHQIYKDEEICTHCGACIAVCPTDALYIKRPEMEVIFDREKCSLCERCLVTCPTRAMGLFSKNKEEIA
- a CDS encoding alpha/beta fold hydrolase, coding for MNPFIFELSGYTLKTFSGLSKATVRIQGEENIPQGAVIFCANHFTRIETIFLPYHIHSLTRKKISSLAAAELFDIPVLKGLMDTLGGVSTHDPMRDEKILTSLLSGEMDWIIFPEGMMVKNKKMVKNGELALEGDGGRIRPHTGAAVQALRCAFFRERLRRLSKTDSPEFLRLAASFGIEEGQMDKVLSLDTFIVPVNITYYPANPRETILSSMADIMVKEPSKRMKDELLTEGGMMLSGVDITIRFGEAIDIHPYLNDPYIESMLTVKRRVRFEQDIYSKEVCRAIAGKIMERYMTAVYAMTTLNYDHVMAAILKHFPYKKKGIDIYEFRSKVYYAITCLMLNRLCYVSDLFRYNLIHLLTNDRYDRVGRFIALAEKTGVVKMEGDRMVKDQARFFTKTPFHSIRLENPILVMANEVEPVTEAENCLKKIAQTPGNRIMDRVRSRLVEKMNVDFSQAYNAFFIEGESKSKRVGQPIFLKRDDNSPGALLIHGYMAAPREMKAFAEYLYEKGFSVYAPRLAGHGTAPEDLAGTTYDDWVESVEEAYVVLRHSCRHIIIGGFSTGAGLALELAGRVEDYQAVFAVAPPMQLNDLGSWFVPAIDTWNSMVKMLRLDAGAKEFVENNPENPHINYVRNPISGVRQLEKLMDQLAPKLKALEKPVLVVQSRKDPVVNPKGTLRLFSKIGSEIKEYYLFDLPRHGILLGEGKERVFMAVENFIRQWV